The following is a genomic window from Spirosoma foliorum.
ACTCCTGAAATCGCTAAGCAGGTCGAGGGTTTTTATGCTGAGTACACCCAATTGCAGAATGAGCTGGAATTGAGTTTAGTTTAGTCTTTTGTAGCACTGGCGCGGGTATTCACCCGTGCCTTTTAATAACAGCCAGCATTTGCTGGCCAGGTAACTTTTATGTGTCAGCGAATGCTGACTAAATTAAAAGGCACGGGTGAATACCCGCGCCATCGTTACGCAACTACCTTCCCTTTTTTTAAATATTGCCGTTTGTATTCCAGCGGAGTGAGGCCCGTCACTTTTTTGAAGTGGCGGTAGAAATTGGAGACGTTATTAAACCCACAGTCGAAGCAGATGATCTCGGTGGGCGTTTTATCTTCAATCAACGCCCGACAGGCGTGACTAATCCGGATCTCAATCAGGAAATCGTAGTACGTCTTGTTCGTCATTAATTTGAAATACCGGCAAAAGGACGTAACACTCAGATTACTGATGGCCGAGATCTCCTCCAGTGTAATTTCCTTTTTATAATTCTCTAGTGTATAGCTGCACACATTGTTCAGGCGCAGGGTATCCGTTTCGTTAGACTGATAAAATACCGCGCGTCCATTCACAATTATATCGTATTCATCTGTTTCGGAGAGCAGCTTCAGAATAGACAGGAGGATGATTAATTTATCGAGGTTTGTGGCATCGATTGCTTTGCGCATTAATTCGGCCAGTTTGGCGTTGGTCTGGCCATTGATAACCATACCACTTTTGGCCTTTTCGTAGAGCTTTGGAATCAGATAAGCTTCGGGTAATTTTAATAGATGATCGCCCAGACAGTCGGGTAAAAACTGAATGACAATCACCTCAATATTGAGATCGGGGTCATTGTGGAAATATTCTTCATTACTGCGCCAGGTATGGGGCAGATTCTCGCCAACCAGCACGATCTCGCCAGGCGAAAAGTTGCTGATTTTATCGCCAATAAACCGGACACCTTCCCCTTTTAGAATATAGTGCAACTCCAGTTCCGGATGATAATGCCATATATTTTTAAAATGGGGCAAGATGTTGTGCCGCACCGTATACGAACTCTCCAGATTGGCCGTGACTTTTCGGAATAATGGTTTCATGGCAAGGGGCTAATCGATTCAATAAGGGTAACAGCTTATTGTTGTAGCCGAATACCAGACTGGACGTCTGCTACCTGCCAAGTGCAGCTTATCCGGTCGGATAATCGATTCAACGAGTTGCCGTCGTTTTGTTGTACGTACTTAATTTGTATAGTATATAAGCATAACCAGTGCTCTGCCTACTGACTATGCTTTCGACTCCAATCGGGCCAATATCCTCTATTCAGGCCTGTAGAGGCCATTAGGCCATCAACACACAAACCTAAACGAAATATCGTAGATAAGTCATATTTATTCTATGATAATTTCCTATAATAAATTGGCAAAAAAATGCAGTTCTTGCCCGTAAACGTCCTATATTTTTGTATCATGTTATAGAAAAGTATTGTTTAATCATGCTTTTGTCTGCTTTTGAGGCTCTCTTAGTGGCAGTTTTTAGCCTTCGTGAGTATGGCCAGTTAAGTAGTCGACAAACCGTTAAAAAGAACCTGTTTAACCCATTTGTCAATGGTCAGTATCCTGAAAAAACTCTTGCTTAGCGGCCTCCTGATGCTCATGGTGGTGGTGTCTACAGTAGGGCAAGATCAGACAATAGAAAGCAAAGAAGCGGCTTATGCACGAGTCGTTACCGAACGGGCGGCAAAGATTGTGGCAACGTTGGGGTTGACCAATTCGCAGGTAGCCGAGCGCGTGAAAACGGAAATCGCGCAACAGTATCTAAGCCTGAATGACATTCAGGAAAACCGGAAAGAAGCGCTGGCTAAATTGACTGAGCCAGTCCAGAAAGAAGCACTTGAGACTGAAACCGCCACTAAGCTAACGGCACTGCACAAAGACTACCTGACTAAGCTTTCCCATGATTTGACGACGCAGCAAGTTGACATGGTGAAAGACGGAATGACCTACGGGGTGTTGCCGATTACCTATAAAGGCTATCAGGCCATGTTGCCCGATTTAACCGACGCTCAGAAAACACAAATCCTGGCCTATTTGACCGAAGCACGCGAGCGGGCAATGGACGAAGGGACATCGGAGAAAAAGCACGCCATGTTTGGCAAGTATAAAGGGCGAATCAATAATTACCTGTCGGCTGCCGGAATCGATATGAAAAAGGCGAGCAAAGAATGGGAAGAACGAATTGCCAAAGAAAAAGAAGCCGGAAAATCGAAAGAATGAATTAGGAAATGGATTCTCTTGATTCTGAGATTCTACGGATGCTGGTTATAGGAATTTGGCCTACGTAGAATCAATAGCATCTATAGAATCCAACAAGAATCCCACTTAAAAATTGCCATCCTGCTTAATACCAATCTTATCCTTAATCACACACGCATGTTATCGTCTTTACGAACACAAAAACTGCTCACCGGTGCTGTAAAACTGGTCTGTGCGCTACTTCTGGGAGGGGTAACGGAGGAGGTTTACGCCGAAAAGGGAAATCGCCTGCTCGGAATCGTGGCTCCAACAAAAGCCCCGCTGGAAAATATTACCGGGACCGTTAAAGACGGTAAAGGTGAGCCGTTGCCGGGCGTAAACGTTTTGATTAAGGGAACCAAAACCGGAACAATTACAGACATAAAAGGGATGTTTCGCCTGAACCTTCCCACCGGAAACGAAACCCTGATTTTCAGCTACATTGGCTTCAAAACACAGGAGGTTCCAGTTGGTGGTAAGAATGGCTTGACGGTGCAGCTCGAAGAGGATGCCGCTGCCCTGGGCGAAGTGGTGGTGGTTGGCTACGGTACGCAGAAAAAAGCCAGCCTAACTGGGGCAGTGGCTACGGTTGATATGAAGTCAGTTCAGGATCTTCCGGTGAATAACCTGTCGGCGGTTTTGGCGGGGCAACTGCCGGGTGTTGGGGTTACAGGTGGTACCAGCCGACCCGGCGATAATGCCGTGATTACGGTTCGGAACCCAATTATTTTGTCGAAAGATGGAGGAACGCTGCAACCGCTCTATGTTATTGACAACGTTGTCCGGTCAGCCGACGATTTCAATGCACTTGATGTATCGGAGGTAGATCAGATTTCGGTTCTGAAAGATGCCGCTGCCGCTATTTATGGCGCTCGCTCCAACCAGGGTGTCATTGTCGTAGCCACCAAGCGTGGAAAAGTGGGAGCGCCAAAGTTTAGTTATAGCGGCTCAACCGGTATTTCGGATGCTACGTTGCCCACGATGATGAATGGGGTACAGCAGGCTACTTACCTGAACGACATGAACTATGCCGCTGGTAAACTGGCTACCGATCCCCTCATTTATACACCTGACGAACTAGCGTACTTTAAAGATCATAATACGGACTGGCTTCGTACAGCCTGGAAACCTTCGACGGTTCAACGGCACGCTCTGAATGTGAGCGGTGGTAACGAGAAGGCGACCTATTTCGCTGGGGTTTCGTACAATGCGCAGGACGCCAACTTCGATAACATCAATAATAGCAAATGGACGTTCCGGGCCAGCGCCGATATGCAGGTGACCAAGGGCCTGAAAGCGGCTATCTCCTTAAGTAGCTACCTCGGTAACAAGAAAATGTATTTCCTGAAACAAGGGGGCGAAAATCCAGAAAACGACATGAAGAGTCTGCTTTACACGTCGCAGTTTAATCCGCCTTACGTGAATGGGCTGCCGGTTTTACTCTCAAATTCGAGCAACACCAACACCATCGATGCCTTTAACTTCTTCGAGGTTCAGAATTCGAACAACTATACACAAACCAAAACAACAGGCTTCAACGTAACGGCCAATCTGGAATACGCCATTCCGGGGGTAAAAGGTCTGAAAGCCCGTGTACTTTACAGTCGCACGTTCGATAACAGCTTTGGTAAACAGTACGGTACAAAATACAATGTGTATAGTTTCTCGATGCTGGGCGACCACAAACACATTTACGGTGGTGATGTAATCAAAACAACCCTGC
Proteins encoded in this region:
- a CDS encoding AraC family transcriptional regulator — protein: MKPLFRKVTANLESSYTVRHNILPHFKNIWHYHPELELHYILKGEGVRFIGDKISNFSPGEIVLVGENLPHTWRSNEEYFHNDPDLNIEVIVIQFLPDCLGDHLLKLPEAYLIPKLYEKAKSGMVINGQTNAKLAELMRKAIDATNLDKLIILLSILKLLSETDEYDIIVNGRAVFYQSNETDTLRLNNVCSYTLENYKKEITLEEISAISNLSVTSFCRYFKLMTNKTYYDFLIEIRISHACRALIEDKTPTEIICFDCGFNNVSNFYRHFKKVTGLTPLEYKRQYLKKGKVVA
- a CDS encoding DUF3826 domain-containing protein; its protein translation is MVSILKKLLLSGLLMLMVVVSTVGQDQTIESKEAAYARVVTERAAKIVATLGLTNSQVAERVKTEIAQQYLSLNDIQENRKEALAKLTEPVQKEALETETATKLTALHKDYLTKLSHDLTTQQVDMVKDGMTYGVLPITYKGYQAMLPDLTDAQKTQILAYLTEARERAMDEGTSEKKHAMFGKYKGRINNYLSAAGIDMKKASKEWEERIAKEKEAGKSKE
- a CDS encoding SusC/RagA family TonB-linked outer membrane protein — translated: MLSSLRTQKLLTGAVKLVCALLLGGVTEEVYAEKGNRLLGIVAPTKAPLENITGTVKDGKGEPLPGVNVLIKGTKTGTITDIKGMFRLNLPTGNETLIFSYIGFKTQEVPVGGKNGLTVQLEEDAAALGEVVVVGYGTQKKASLTGAVATVDMKSVQDLPVNNLSAVLAGQLPGVGVTGGTSRPGDNAVITVRNPIILSKDGGTLQPLYVIDNVVRSADDFNALDVSEVDQISVLKDAAAAIYGARSNQGVIVVATKRGKVGAPKFSYSGSTGISDATLPTMMNGVQQATYLNDMNYAAGKLATDPLIYTPDELAYFKDHNTDWLRTAWKPSTVQRHALNVSGGNEKATYFAGVSYNAQDANFDNINNSKWTFRASADMQVTKGLKAAISLSSYLGNKKMYFLKQGGENPENDMKSLLYTSQFNPPYVNGLPVLLSNSSNTNTIDAFNFFEVQNSNNYTQTKTTGFNVTANLEYAIPGVKGLKARVLYSRTFDNSFGKQYGTKYNVYSFSMLGDHKHIYGGDVIKTTLLNNGDRVRINPGYIDAYQFNGYLNYDRQFGKHQITAIAFFEQAETHADQVAAMAEGVIVDGLDNMRYATGTQTTSETETETGFLSYAGRINYSYANKYLFESAIRYDASTNFAPEYRWGLFPSFSAGWVISEEPFFKNNVRGIDYLKLRGSIGFMGAMPPSAAM